One genomic segment of Caloranaerobacter ferrireducens includes these proteins:
- a CDS encoding substrate-binding domain-containing protein, with the protein MKKYFVIFTIFLLLVVGFISLTSLIKCYYLTFKYQNYDFLKEGKYHFILVLKEDDVFWNKVVDGAKKAAKKYNVTLSILKEDYFDIDNHLDLIDRAIESSPDGIISYALNEKKYENIVNRSIDKKIPFITLDVDVLKSKRDAFIGTNNYYTGIVLAKKLIKSIDNKGDIGIVMNSEENSFMLTGIYGEVSRYDSVSIVDTRYIDTKRVNTYKVIEDMVINNRELKGIICIDPYATFMAGQVIVRQNKVGKIKLVGMGDLEGTLRFIKKGVIEGTVVRDPYKMGYKAVETMYKIKEEEFIDDTIFIELKYINKGSLDEK; encoded by the coding sequence ATGAAAAAATATTTTGTAATTTTCACCATATTTTTATTATTAGTAGTAGGTTTTATAAGTTTAACATCTTTAATAAAATGTTATTATTTAACTTTTAAATATCAGAACTATGATTTTCTAAAAGAAGGTAAATATCATTTTATTCTTGTATTAAAAGAAGATGATGTGTTTTGGAATAAAGTAGTAGATGGTGCAAAAAAAGCAGCTAAAAAATATAATGTGACATTAAGCATATTAAAAGAAGATTATTTTGATATAGATAATCATTTAGATTTAATTGATAGAGCAATAGAATCTTCTCCTGACGGAATTATTTCTTATGCATTAAATGAGAAAAAATACGAAAATATTGTAAATCGTTCAATAGATAAAAAAATACCTTTTATAACTTTAGACGTTGATGTTCTGAAAAGTAAAAGAGATGCTTTTATAGGTACGAATAATTATTATACAGGGATAGTGCTGGCAAAAAAGTTAATTAAATCGATAGATAATAAAGGTGATATAGGTATCGTAATGAACAGTGAGGAAAATAGTTTTATGTTAACAGGAATATATGGTGAAGTTTCTAGATATGATAGTGTATCAATTGTAGATACACGTTACATTGATACAAAACGAGTCAATACTTACAAAGTTATAGAAGATATGGTTATAAATAATAGAGAATTAAAGGGAATTATATGTATTGATCCTTATGCAACTTTTATGGCAGGACAAGTAATTGTTAGGCAAAATAAGGTTGGTAAAATCAAATTAGTTGGAATGGGAGATTTAGAGGGTACCTTAAGGTTTATTAAGAAAGGAGTAATAGAAGGAACAGTAGTTAGAGATCCGTATAAAATGGGTTATAAAGCCGTAGAAACTATGTATAAAATAAAGGAAGAAGAATTTATAGATGATACTATTTTTATTGAGTTGAAATATATTAATAAGGGGTCATTAGATGAAAAGTAG
- a CDS encoding sensor histidine kinase: MKSSYISIKKKLIISYVIIIIVLTCLSGYILYTNSILTKTYNSFIESMLMLNEIQSYLGDSKKNLDKLLLTRSTNYIDLIYSSIDEARETIKKFQETNITEDNYMITKDLLNLLNSYEKYSEETFRIALSSADERYIENYNNSNKVYGYIFKALEEINYNLSKSGFENYSIMIQHNNRLFNILIFMLGIVLFGSLVFAYIFSINMVKSINKLTEAAKEVSKGNFDVGIIEIESNDELSILAKAFNKMINNISFLLDEIKKKAELEKEAQFLALQSQINPHFLFNTLNVIAKMSLLEGGEKTCDLIESLSDILRYNLRKIDSSVRIYEELKNVEEYVNIQRIRFLDRIEFCKDIDENVLKYYIPALTIQPIVENAFIHGLEGKEDKGIIELSIKDENEYIRIEVRDNGKGFDFDKGIEKPKGHTTGIGLKNVKERLNIFFKGRSQMYMKNRDQGAIIGILIPKVGE, translated from the coding sequence ATGAAAAGTAGCTATATTTCTATTAAGAAAAAATTGATTATTAGTTATGTAATAATAATTATTGTTTTAACTTGTTTAAGTGGTTATATTTTATATACTAATTCTATTCTTACTAAAACATATAATAGCTTTATTGAAAGTATGTTAATGTTAAACGAAATACAAAGTTATTTAGGAGATAGCAAAAAAAATCTGGACAAGCTATTGTTGACTAGATCTACAAATTATATTGATTTAATATATTCATCTATTGACGAAGCTAGAGAAACGATAAAAAAATTTCAAGAAACTAATATTACAGAAGATAATTATATGATAACTAAGGACTTGTTGAATTTACTAAATAGTTACGAAAAATATAGTGAAGAAACTTTTAGGATAGCGCTATCTTCCGCTGATGAAAGATATATTGAAAATTATAATAATTCGAATAAAGTATATGGATATATATTCAAAGCTTTAGAAGAGATTAATTATAATCTATCGAAAAGTGGGTTTGAAAATTACAGTATTATGATTCAGCACAACAATAGATTATTTAATATATTGATATTTATGTTGGGAATAGTTCTATTTGGAAGTCTAGTATTTGCTTATATATTCTCTATTAATATGGTTAAAAGTATAAATAAATTAACTGAAGCAGCAAAAGAAGTCTCCAAAGGAAATTTTGATGTGGGAATTATCGAAATAGAGAGTAATGATGAATTAAGCATTTTGGCAAAAGCTTTTAATAAGATGATTAACAATATTAGCTTTCTTTTAGATGAAATTAAGAAAAAAGCAGAGTTGGAAAAAGAAGCACAGTTTTTAGCTCTTCAATCACAGATTAATCCTCATTTTCTATTTAATACGTTAAATGTTATTGCGAAAATGTCGTTGTTAGAAGGTGGGGAAAAGACATGTGATTTAATTGAATCGCTATCTGACATACTAAGGTACAATTTAAGAAAAATTGATAGCAGTGTTAGAATATATGAAGAGTTAAAGAATGTTGAAGAATATGTAAATATACAGCGAATTAGGTTTTTAGATAGGATAGAGTTTTGTAAAGATATTGATGAAAACGTGCTAAAATATTATATTCCCGCTTTGACAATACAGCCTATAGTAGAAAATGCTTTTATTCACGGTCTGGAAGGCAAGGAAGATAAAGGGATAATTGAGTTATCAATAAAAGATGAAAATGAGTATATCAGGATAGAAGTGAGAGATAATGGTAAGGGTTTTGACTTTGATAAAGGCATTGAGAAACCTAAAGGGCATACAACTGGAATTGGTTTAAAAAATGTTAAAGAGAGATTGAATATATTTTTTAAGGGTAGAAGTCAAATGTATATGAAAAATAGAGATCAAGGAGCTATTATAGGAATACTAATACCAAAGGTGGGAGAATAA
- a CDS encoding response regulator transcription factor, with translation MYRLLIADDEPIEREGLKLIINKNFSNIEIVGEAKNGREAIELVEELRPDILFLDIKMPGINGIEAAKEIRRKYKNLRIVILSAYDYFVYAKESFSLGVYDYLLKPVRRVKLIETLENIVKEIEKERLERQEKLKLREELSDIKNMLEEKFVTIILEDGLQYEEKIKNGIDILDMTFDSYYVLVISTESRINSDMVSKLYDEVYRYFKHREKCIISKYNNNIYVLVEVENTSGIEIKKISYDKAKKIYSRLIEKYDIDIRIGVKVGRGLSSLNKVIIEVNKLIISTKSKNIVSEFYDKNEENLLEIKEEYQRILNLIKGIVNGDKESLIELDNLLEILCISESNKKISLYEIISILRFLIFEKRGKVYFCDLLSKDKDIDLDSYNIKNIIIEELNKYFIEISNQSHEIVERAKEYIYKNYNRDIKLEDVAEEVSVSPYYFSKLFKKEMGKNFIDFLTELRIEEAKKKLDTGMSIKAVARYIGYNDPNYFSRVFKKITGMNPKSYQKILKK, from the coding sequence ATGTATAGATTGCTAATAGCAGATGATGAGCCTATAGAGAGGGAAGGATTAAAACTTATTATAAATAAGAATTTTTCCAATATTGAGATTGTAGGGGAAGCCAAAAATGGTAGGGAAGCAATAGAGTTAGTTGAGGAGTTAAGACCTGATATTTTATTTTTAGATATAAAGATGCCAGGAATAAATGGTATAGAAGCAGCTAAAGAGATAAGAAGAAAATACAAGAATTTAAGAATAGTTATATTATCAGCTTATGATTATTTTGTATATGCCAAGGAAAGTTTTAGTTTAGGTGTTTATGATTATCTTTTAAAACCAGTAAGAAGAGTAAAATTGATTGAGACTTTAGAAAATATAGTTAAAGAAATTGAAAAAGAGAGGCTTGAAAGGCAAGAAAAGCTGAAATTAAGAGAAGAATTATCTGATATAAAGAATATGCTTGAAGAGAAGTTCGTAACTATTATTTTAGAGGATGGATTGCAATATGAAGAAAAAATAAAGAATGGAATTGATATATTAGATATGACATTTGATTCGTATTATGTATTAGTGATAAGTACAGAATCTAGGATAAATAGTGATATGGTATCAAAACTTTATGATGAAGTTTATAGATATTTTAAGCATAGAGAGAAATGTATAATATCGAAATATAATAATAATATTTACGTGTTAGTAGAAGTAGAGAATACAAGTGGGATTGAAATTAAGAAAATATCTTATGATAAAGCAAAAAAAATATATAGTAGACTTATTGAAAAATATGACATAGATATTAGGATTGGTGTAAAAGTAGGTAGAGGATTAAGTAGCCTTAATAAAGTAATCATAGAAGTAAATAAACTTATTATTAGTACAAAAAGTAAAAATATTGTAAGTGAATTTTATGATAAGAATGAAGAAAATTTGCTTGAAATAAAAGAAGAATATCAAAGAATATTAAATTTAATTAAAGGAATAGTTAATGGCGATAAAGAATCTTTAATAGAGTTGGATAATTTATTAGAAATATTGTGCATTTCAGAGAGTAATAAAAAAATAAGTTTATATGAAATTATAAGTATTTTAAGATTTTTAATATTTGAGAAAAGAGGAAAGGTGTATTTTTGTGATTTATTATCAAAAGATAAAGATATCGATTTAGATTCATATAATATAAAAAATATTATAATTGAGGAATTAAATAAGTATTTTATTGAGATTAGCAATCAATCACATGAAATTGTGGAAAGAGCAAAGGAATATATTTATAAGAACTATAATAGAGATATAAAATTAGAAGATGTAGCTGAGGAAGTATCAGTTAGCCCCTATTATTTTAGTAAGCTTTTTAAAAAAGAAATGGGTAAAAATTTTATTGATTTTTTAACTGAACTAAGAATAGAAGAAGCTAAGAAAAAATTAGATACAGGTATGTCTATTAAAGCAGTAGCTAGGTATATAGGCTACAATGATCCTAATTATTTTAGTAGAGTTTTTAAGAAAATAACGGGGATGAATCCGAAAAGTTACCAGAAAATTCTTAAAAAATAA
- the glnA gene encoding type I glutamate--ammonia ligase yields the protein MKRRYSKEDVLKISKDLGVEFIHLQFTDIFGVMKSVAITIEQLEKALNNEIMFDGSSIDGFVRIEESDMYLRPDPSTFVVFPWTTQVKEARLICDIYDKNGNPFDGCPRNALKRVLKEAEEMGYKFNVGPECEFFLFYTDEKGNPSLITHDNAGYFDLAPVDLGESARRDMVLILKDMGFEIEASHHEVAPGQHEIDFKYDDALMTADNIMTFKMVVRIIAQRHGLHATFMPKPIVGINGSGMHTNMSLAALDGSNVFYDENNELGLSKVAYSFLGGLIRHSRAFTAITNPTINSYKRLVPGYEAPVYVAWSASNRSPLIRIPAKRGNSTRLELRSPDPSANPYLALATILKAGLDGIKKEIKPPAPVNGNIYNMSEKERKEQGILSLPSNIYEAVNELSNDEIIKEALGEHIYDRFVEAVKLEWKEYMTRVTQWEIEKYLTKF from the coding sequence ATGAAGAGAAGATATAGTAAAGAAGATGTATTAAAAATTTCAAAAGATCTAGGAGTTGAATTTATACATCTACAATTTACAGATATTTTTGGGGTAATGAAAAGTGTGGCAATAACTATAGAACAATTAGAAAAAGCTTTGAACAATGAGATTATGTTTGATGGTTCTTCTATTGATGGATTTGTAAGAATTGAAGAGTCAGATATGTATTTAAGACCAGACCCTTCAACTTTTGTAGTTTTCCCATGGACTACTCAAGTAAAGGAAGCAAGATTAATTTGTGATATTTACGATAAGAATGGAAATCCTTTTGATGGATGTCCAAGGAATGCATTAAAAAGAGTATTAAAAGAAGCTGAAGAAATGGGATATAAGTTTAATGTAGGTCCTGAATGTGAGTTTTTCCTCTTTTATACTGATGAAAAAGGGAATCCTTCATTAATTACACATGATAATGCAGGCTATTTTGATTTGGCACCTGTAGATTTAGGGGAAAGTGCAAGAAGAGATATGGTTTTAATATTGAAAGATATGGGGTTTGAAATAGAAGCTTCACATCACGAAGTAGCTCCAGGACAACATGAAATTGATTTTAAGTATGATGATGCTTTAATGACTGCAGATAATATTATGACTTTTAAAATGGTGGTTAGAATTATAGCGCAAAGACATGGATTGCATGCGACATTTATGCCTAAGCCTATAGTAGGGATAAATGGTTCAGGTATGCATACAAATATGTCTTTAGCAGCATTAGATGGTAGCAATGTATTTTATGATGAAAATAACGAATTAGGGTTATCAAAAGTTGCATATAGTTTTCTTGGTGGTCTAATTAGGCATAGTAGAGCTTTTACAGCAATTACAAACCCAACGATTAACTCATATAAAAGATTAGTGCCAGGCTATGAGGCTCCAGTATATGTAGCATGGTCAGCTAGCAATAGAAGTCCATTAATTAGAATACCAGCTAAAAGAGGTAATTCTACTAGATTAGAATTGAGAAGTCCAGATCCTTCAGCAAATCCTTATTTAGCTTTAGCTACTATTTTGAAGGCTGGATTAGATGGAATAAAGAAAGAAATTAAGCCACCTGCTCCAGTTAACGGTAATATATATAATATGAGTGAAAAAGAGAGGAAAGAACAAGGAATATTAAGTCTACCTTCAAATATATATGAAGCTGTAAATGAGTTATCTAATGACGAAATAATTAAAGAAGCTTTAGGAGAACATATATATGATAGATTTGTTGAAGCAGTAAAATTAGAGTGGAAAGAGTATATGACTCGTGTTACTCAATGGGAAATCGAAAAGTATTTAACAAAATTCTAA
- a CDS encoding ANTAR domain-containing response regulator, translating into MIRQSIIVVSSNDKLRNVLSGLLKKRGYSIYEARDGASAIRLARSLKPHLVLMDFNLLGAGAYNTARIIEDDDLSSVIFITANPDKNFIELLKNMTIYAYITKPINPSQLYQIVEFSLINSSKIKELKIKVDKLENKLKARRKIEKAKGIIMHLYNINENEAYTYMRKRSMDRCITMEQLAEEILKNSE; encoded by the coding sequence ATGATAAGGCAAAGTATTATTGTTGTTAGTAGCAATGATAAACTTAGAAATGTACTTAGTGGGCTACTTAAAAAAAGAGGATATTCTATTTATGAAGCTAGAGATGGTGCGAGTGCAATAAGGCTAGCTAGAAGTTTAAAGCCTCATCTTGTTTTAATGGATTTTAATTTGCTGGGAGCAGGAGCCTACAATACAGCTAGAATAATAGAGGATGATGATCTATCATCGGTTATTTTTATTACAGCAAATCCAGATAAAAATTTTATAGAATTACTTAAAAATATGACTATTTATGCTTATATTACTAAGCCTATAAATCCATCTCAATTATATCAAATAGTTGAGTTTTCACTTATTAATTCTAGTAAGATTAAGGAACTGAAGATTAAAGTAGATAAACTAGAAAATAAGCTAAAAGCAAGAAGGAAAATAGAAAAAGCCAAAGGAATTATTATGCATCTATATAATATTAATGAAAATGAAGCATATACATATATGAGAAAAAGAAGCATGGATAGATGTATTACTATGGAGCAATTAGCTGAGGAAATATTAAAGAATAGTGAGTAA
- a CDS encoding 5'-nucleotidase C-terminal domain-containing protein, translating into MKKLKRLNLILVLTLLVTLIVPFNLINAEGFDTNPKTYIVKSGDVLWKIARSYGFDWKEIAEYNKMKNPHLIFPGQKILIPSTIKRIDILTSNDFHGKLEGGYEAGAAKFAAYMQYYKNMNPEGTVILNAGDAFQGTPMSNLLRGKPVVEMMNMIGFDAMTIGNHEFDWGIETILDTLKDAKFDVVVANIYENGKPVDWAKPYTIIEKNGVKIGIIGLATPETAITAHADYVGSYEFKDPVEICNKLIPEVKQQGAEIIILLGHLPAVQDKETKEITGELADLAKGVTGADAAIGGHSHKQVAGIINGIPVIEAYKHGRMIGHITLYYDTRAKKVVGNNIELIEVRKGNLNVEPNAEVQAMVDKYNVELEPIFGEVIGKAETDIVRDYNNESAMGNWMTDVMREKAGVQIAFTNAGGIRTDFTAGDITVGNIFEVMPFDNTIVTGEMTGAQIKAILEQSVTLYKGMLQISGMKFTYDSTKPEGERVIDIYLEDGTPIEMDKTYTVATNDFLSGGQDGFVTLREIEWTNTFILLRDALIENVRNNTIISPKVEGRITDVSKNVSSVIFELPKIA; encoded by the coding sequence ATGAAAAAACTTAAAAGACTTAATTTAATCCTAGTACTTACACTTCTAGTAACTCTAATAGTACCGTTTAATCTAATCAACGCTGAAGGATTTGATACAAATCCAAAAACCTACATAGTTAAATCTGGAGATGTTCTTTGGAAAATAGCAAGAAGTTATGGCTTTGATTGGAAAGAAATTGCTGAATATAATAAAATGAAAAATCCACATCTTATTTTCCCTGGACAAAAAATACTTATTCCATCAACTATTAAAAGAATTGACATTCTAACATCTAACGATTTTCATGGAAAATTAGAAGGTGGATATGAAGCAGGTGCTGCTAAATTTGCAGCTTATATGCAGTATTATAAAAATATGAATCCTGAAGGAACAGTTATATTAAATGCAGGTGATGCTTTCCAAGGCACTCCAATGTCTAACTTATTAAGAGGTAAACCTGTAGTTGAAATGATGAATATGATAGGCTTTGATGCAATGACAATAGGTAACCATGAATTCGACTGGGGAATTGAAACAATATTAGATACGTTAAAAGATGCTAAATTTGATGTTGTAGTTGCAAATATCTATGAAAATGGAAAGCCAGTTGATTGGGCTAAACCATATACTATTATCGAAAAAAATGGCGTGAAAATAGGTATTATAGGTTTAGCAACTCCTGAAACTGCAATCACAGCTCATGCTGATTATGTTGGCTCATATGAATTTAAAGATCCTGTTGAAATTTGCAACAAATTAATACCTGAAGTTAAACAACAAGGTGCTGAAATAATAATACTTCTAGGTCATTTACCAGCAGTACAAGATAAAGAAACAAAGGAAATAACTGGTGAATTGGCTGATTTAGCAAAAGGTGTAACTGGAGCTGATGCAGCTATTGGTGGACACAGCCATAAGCAAGTTGCAGGTATAATAAATGGTATACCTGTTATTGAGGCTTATAAGCACGGTAGAATGATTGGTCATATAACTCTATACTATGACACTAGAGCAAAGAAAGTTGTTGGCAATAATATAGAATTAATAGAAGTAAGAAAAGGTAATCTTAATGTTGAACCAAACGCTGAAGTTCAAGCTATGGTAGATAAATATAATGTAGAATTAGAACCTATTTTCGGAGAAGTAATAGGTAAAGCTGAAACTGATATTGTAAGAGACTATAATAACGAATCAGCTATGGGTAACTGGATGACTGATGTAATGAGAGAAAAAGCTGGTGTTCAAATAGCATTTACAAATGCAGGTGGTATTAGAACTGATTTCACTGCTGGTGATATAACTGTAGGTAATATTTTCGAAGTTATGCCATTTGACAATACAATTGTTACTGGTGAAATGACTGGTGCTCAAATAAAAGCTATATTAGAGCAAAGTGTTACTCTATATAAAGGAATGTTGCAAATATCAGGAATGAAATTCACTTATGATTCAACTAAACCAGAAGGCGAAAGAGTAATTGACATTTATTTAGAAGATGGTACTCCTATTGAAATGGATAAAACTTACACAGTTGCAACAAATGATTTCCTATCTGGAGGACAAGATGGATTTGTTACATTAAGAGAAATTGAGTGGACTAACACTTTCATACTACTAAGAGATGCTTTAATTGAAAACGTAAGAAATAATACAATAATCTCACCAAAAGTTGAAGGTAGAATTACTGACGTTAGTAAAAATGTAAGCTCAGTTATATTTGAATTACCTAAGATTGCTTAA
- a CDS encoding NAD(P)H-hydrate dehydratase produces the protein MIKGNGIDIIEIDRIEKAIKNEKFIERIFCEEERDYFLKRSMNVKTIAGMFAGKEAVSKALGQGIRDYKWTDIKILHDSLGKPFIVLSGNAENIARKLGIENIQLSISHCDTYAVAFAIAEGKREYKDIIKIEKGVKNKIMTIDKDMVSRIIPRRKACSHKGTYGRVGVLAGSLGMTGAAYLTSTACLRSGSGLVYLFTPKSLNKILEIKTTEVITVPVEDNDKGHFCIEGLEYILKTIEKMDVLAIGPGLGVDSERTELVKQILLGYKKTVVLDADGINCLVNSAEVFKQRKGKTIITPHPGELSRLLGISIEEIESDRVKYAQFTSKKFGVITVLKGANTVISSEEGKVYINTTGNPGMATAGSGDVLTGIVTSFIGQGIECLAATVAGVYVHGLAGDLAKYDKGEYGLIATDILENIPYSIKSLIYNP, from the coding sequence ATGATTAAAGGTAATGGAATAGATATAATAGAGATAGATAGAATAGAAAAAGCTATAAAGAATGAAAAATTTATTGAAAGAATATTTTGTGAAGAAGAAAGAGATTACTTTTTAAAAAGAAGTATGAATGTAAAAACAATAGCGGGTATGTTTGCTGGAAAAGAAGCAGTTAGCAAAGCATTAGGTCAAGGAATCAGAGATTATAAATGGACTGATATTAAGATATTACATGATAGCTTAGGTAAACCGTTTATTGTTCTGTCGGGCAATGCTGAAAATATAGCAAGAAAATTGGGGATAGAGAATATTCAGCTTTCAATAAGTCATTGTGATACGTATGCTGTGGCTTTTGCTATTGCAGAAGGAAAAAGAGAGTATAAAGATATAATAAAAATAGAAAAAGGAGTTAAAAATAAGATAATGACAATAGATAAAGACATGGTATCTAGAATTATCCCAAGAAGAAAAGCTTGTTCGCACAAAGGTACATACGGTAGAGTAGGTGTATTAGCAGGAAGTTTAGGTATGACTGGGGCAGCATATTTAACTTCTACTGCATGTTTAAGAAGTGGAAGTGGTTTGGTATATCTGTTTACTCCAAAATCTTTAAATAAAATTCTAGAAATAAAAACTACAGAAGTAATAACTGTTCCAGTTGAAGATAATGATAAAGGACATTTTTGTATAGAAGGATTGGAATACATTTTAAAAACTATCGAAAAAATGGATGTATTAGCTATAGGACCAGGATTAGGAGTAGATTCTGAAAGGACTGAACTAGTTAAGCAAATATTATTAGGTTATAAAAAAACTGTTGTTTTGGATGCTGATGGAATTAATTGTTTGGTTAATAGTGCAGAAGTATTTAAACAAAGAAAAGGAAAAACAATTATAACTCCTCATCCAGGTGAACTTTCTAGATTACTGGGCATAAGTATTGAAGAAATAGAATCTGACAGAGTAAAGTATGCTCAATTTACTTCAAAAAAATTTGGAGTTATTACAGTTTTAAAAGGAGCCAATACAGTAATTAGTAGTGAAGAAGGTAAAGTTTATATCAATACTACTGGCAATCCAGGTATGGCAACGGCAGGGAGTGGAGATGTTTTAACAGGTATAGTTACAAGTTTTATAGGTCAAGGAATTGAATGTTTAGCTGCAACTGTCGCAGGAGTTTATGTACATGGTTTGGCTGGTGATTTAGCAAAGTATGATAAAGGTGAATATGGTTTGATTGCTACAGATATTTTAGAGAATATTCCTTATTCTATAAAGTCTTTAATTTATAATCCATAA
- a CDS encoding LolA family protein, with translation MRRIILLLLSSILFLTACSEMTDEEIFYQIQKKYNRMESYSCFAKIIINGGKEPKEYKAKQVFKRPNKYIIQMIEPEESKGITTIYNGEQAWIYHPQIEQSILIRDYKDSPDENMFVGYFLKNLNTTEMVNLESEKIDNNDYLIITTMIPGNNKYRMYQKLWVDKKTYLPYKLYILDKDEGIMVEIYYSDFLYNLDIKDEKFEVYALKN, from the coding sequence ATGAGGCGCATTATCTTATTGTTACTATCAAGTATTTTGTTTTTAACTGCATGTAGTGAAATGACTGATGAAGAAATTTTCTATCAAATACAAAAAAAGTATAATAGAATGGAAAGTTACAGTTGTTTTGCTAAAATAATAATTAATGGAGGTAAAGAACCAAAAGAATATAAGGCAAAACAAGTTTTTAAGAGACCAAATAAGTACATAATACAAATGATAGAACCTGAAGAAAGTAAAGGAATAACAACAATATACAATGGAGAGCAGGCTTGGATTTATCATCCGCAAATAGAGCAATCTATATTGATAAGAGACTATAAAGATTCTCCAGATGAAAATATGTTTGTAGGGTACTTTTTGAAAAATCTTAACACAACAGAAATGGTTAATCTTGAATCAGAAAAGATAGATAATAACGATTACTTAATAATTACAACCATGATTCCAGGTAATAATAAATACAGAATGTATCAAAAACTATGGGTAGATAAAAAAACTTACTTACCATATAAACTATACATATTAGACAAAGATGAAGGTATTATGGTTGAGATTTATTATTCAGATTTTTTGTATAACCTTGATATAAAAGATGAAAAATTTGAAGTTTATGCTTTGAAAAATTGA
- the alr gene encoding alanine racemase gives MSSLTNTRPVWAEINLDNLAHNIREVKRVVKEGTLITAVVKADAYGHGAIKAAETFLNNGADRLAVATLSEAIQLRRAGFKVPILILGYTPEYQFEKVIDHNIIQTIYTYEHGIAFSKTAEKLGKTGIVHIKIDTGMSRLGFQVNTDTVDQISEICKLPYIEVEGIFTHFAVADEKDKTFTRKQFNKFQKLIKELENIGIKIPIKHVSNSAAIIDLPEYNLDMVRAGIMLYGLYPSDDVNKSNVELKPAMTLKARISHLKTVPKGTGISYGLTYVTEKESKIGTLPIGYADGFTRILTGKAEVVVKDKKVKVVGRICMDQCMIDLTEVEDVNIGDEVILFGDGINSLHIDEVAKKLGTINYEIVCMVSRRVPRVYVKNGEIVKVIDYLL, from the coding sequence ATGTCATCTTTAACTAACACAAGACCAGTATGGGCTGAGATTAACTTAGATAACTTAGCACATAACATAAGAGAAGTAAAAAGAGTAGTTAAAGAGGGGACTTTAATAACTGCGGTAGTTAAAGCAGATGCTTATGGTCATGGAGCTATTAAAGCAGCAGAGACTTTTCTTAATAATGGTGCAGATAGATTAGCTGTAGCTACATTATCAGAAGCTATTCAATTAAGAAGAGCTGGATTCAAAGTACCTATACTTATATTAGGTTATACTCCTGAATATCAATTTGAAAAAGTTATTGATCATAATATAATTCAGACAATTTATACCTATGAGCATGGAATAGCATTTTCCAAAACTGCTGAGAAGTTGGGTAAAACAGGTATAGTGCATATAAAAATTGATACAGGCATGAGTAGATTAGGTTTTCAAGTTAATACGGATACAGTAGATCAGATAAGTGAAATCTGTAAACTTCCTTATATCGAAGTAGAAGGTATTTTTACACATTTTGCAGTTGCTGATGAAAAAGATAAAACTTTTACAAGAAAACAGTTTAATAAGTTTCAGAAATTAATTAAAGAATTAGAGAATATCGGTATAAAAATACCTATTAAACATGTGTCAAATAGTGCAGCAATAATAGATTTGCCAGAGTATAATCTTGATATGGTTAGAGCAGGAATTATGTTATATGGGCTTTATCCATCTGATGATGTTAATAAATCAAATGTTGAATTGAAACCTGCTATGACTTTAAAAGCAAGAATATCACATTTAAAAACAGTACCTAAGGGAACAGGTATTAGTTATGGACTTACCTATGTTACAGAAAAAGAATCTAAGATAGGAACGTTACCAATAGGATATGCTGATGGGTTTACTAGGATTCTTACAGGAAAAGCAGAGGTTGTAGTGAAAGATAAAAAAGTTAAAGTCGTTGGTAGAATATGTATGGATCAATGTATGATAGACTTAACTGAAGTGGAGGATGTAAATATAGGAGATGAAGTAATATTATTTGGTGACGGTATAAATTCTTTGCATATTGATGAAGTAGCTAAAAAGCTTGGTACAATAAACTATGAGATTGTATGCATGGTAAGTAGAAGAGTTCCTAGAGTTTATGTAAAAAACGGTGAAATAGTAAAAGTAATTGATTATTTGCTATAG